From one Pontibacillus sp. HMF3514 genomic stretch:
- a CDS encoding bifunctional cystathionine gamma-lyase/homocysteine desulfhydrase, whose protein sequence is MRRKTKLIHGGITGDEQTGAVSVPIYQVSTYKQNGVGQHKGYEYSRTGNPTRFALEELIKDIEGGHAGFAFASGMAAINSVLMMFKSGDHIIFTDDVYGGTYRLLSKVLNRFNIEVSFVDTSNVQNVKSSIQSNTKAVYVETPTNPLLKITDLQAVSELAKEHDLTFIVDNTFSTPYWQNPIDQGADIVLHSATKYLGGHSDVVAGLVVVNSQQLAEELHFVLNSSGAVLGPQDSWLLMRGIKTLGIRMEEIESNTREFVSFLQEHPEVSNIYYPGLESHGSHDVHTKQARGGGGMISFDVGSSENADKLLRNLRYFTLAESLGAVESLISVPAKMTHASIPKERRAELGITDGLVRVSIGLEDIEDLKEDFVQALRG, encoded by the coding sequence ATGAGACGTAAGACGAAACTAATACACGGTGGAATTACCGGGGATGAGCAAACAGGTGCTGTTTCTGTACCCATCTATCAAGTAAGTACGTATAAACAAAATGGTGTAGGTCAGCACAAAGGTTATGAATATTCTCGTACCGGGAATCCAACTCGTTTTGCGCTTGAGGAACTAATAAAAGATATCGAGGGTGGTCATGCAGGGTTCGCTTTTGCTTCCGGGATGGCCGCTATTAATTCTGTTCTAATGATGTTCAAGAGCGGTGACCACATTATTTTCACAGATGATGTGTACGGTGGAACGTATCGCTTACTTTCCAAAGTCTTGAATCGTTTTAACATAGAGGTCTCTTTTGTAGACACATCAAATGTTCAAAATGTAAAAAGTTCGATTCAATCGAATACAAAAGCGGTTTATGTGGAAACGCCGACAAATCCACTGTTAAAAATCACAGATCTGCAGGCTGTTTCTGAACTAGCAAAGGAACATGATCTTACCTTTATCGTAGACAACACATTCAGTACTCCTTATTGGCAAAACCCAATCGATCAAGGTGCAGATATCGTCCTCCACAGCGCTACAAAATATCTTGGTGGCCATAGTGACGTTGTTGCCGGTTTAGTTGTCGTAAATTCTCAGCAACTAGCAGAAGAGCTTCACTTTGTGCTCAATTCTTCAGGAGCAGTACTTGGACCACAGGATTCTTGGTTATTAATGCGCGGTATTAAAACACTAGGGATCCGTATGGAAGAGATCGAATCCAACACAAGAGAGTTCGTATCCTTCTTGCAAGAGCATCCTGAAGTATCCAATATCTATTATCCAGGCCTTGAATCGCATGGTAGTCACGATGTGCACACAAAACAAGCTCGTGGTGGAGGCGGTATGATTTCCTTTGATGTAGGAAGCTCAGAAAATGCTGATAAGCTCCTCCGAAACTTACGCTACTTTACATTAGCTGAAAGTCTTGGAGCGGTAGAAAGCTTAATTTCTGTACCTGCTAAAATGACTCACGCATCGATTCCAAAAGAACGTCGAGCAGAACTGGGCATCACGGATGGACTTGTCCGCGTGTCAATAGGACTTGAAGATATTGAAGACTTAAAAGAAGATTTTGTGCAAGCATTAAGAGGTTAG
- a CDS encoding glycine--tRNA ligase, translating to MSVNMEQLVSHSKHRGFIFQGSEIYGGLANTWDYGPLGVELKNNLKRAWWQKFIQENPMNVGLDAAILMNPKTWEASGHLGNFNDPMIDCKECKSRHRADKLIENKLEAEGNEMVVDGLPFDEMEKLIEKHDIVCPTCGEQNFTGIRQFNLMFQTQQGVTEGATDDIYLRPETAQGIFVNFKNVQRSMRKKLPFGIGQIGKSFRNEITPGNFIFRTREFEQMEMEFFCKPGEELEWYKYWKDFCHNWLTSLGIADENLRLREHDADELSHYSNATTDIEYKFPMGWGELWGIASRTDYDLGKHAEHSGEDFKYIDQETNERYIPYVIEPALGADRLALSFIADAYEEEELEDGSSRTVMKFHPAVAPYKAAIFPLSKKIGDQAKEIFADLSKHFMVDYDDAGSIGKRYRRHDEIGTPFCITYDFDSQEDGQVTVRDRDTMEQKRMPISELRSFLEGKMDY from the coding sequence ATGTCAGTAAACATGGAACAGTTAGTATCTCACTCCAAGCATCGCGGTTTTATTTTTCAGGGGTCTGAAATCTACGGCGGACTTGCGAACACATGGGATTACGGTCCATTAGGCGTTGAGCTTAAGAACAACTTAAAGCGCGCTTGGTGGCAAAAATTCATCCAGGAGAACCCGATGAACGTTGGTCTGGATGCTGCGATCTTAATGAACCCGAAAACTTGGGAAGCTTCCGGTCACTTAGGTAACTTCAACGACCCAATGATCGACTGTAAAGAGTGTAAATCCCGTCACCGTGCGGATAAGCTTATCGAAAATAAGCTTGAAGCAGAAGGGAATGAAATGGTTGTAGATGGCCTTCCATTTGATGAAATGGAAAAGCTAATCGAAAAGCATGACATTGTATGCCCAACTTGTGGCGAGCAAAACTTCACTGGAATTCGTCAGTTCAACCTGATGTTCCAAACGCAACAAGGTGTTACAGAAGGGGCTACAGATGATATCTACCTTCGTCCTGAAACTGCACAAGGTATTTTCGTAAACTTCAAAAACGTTCAGCGTTCTATGCGTAAAAAGCTTCCGTTTGGTATTGGCCAAATCGGTAAAAGCTTCCGTAACGAAATCACACCTGGTAACTTTATTTTCCGTACTCGCGAATTCGAACAGATGGAAATGGAATTCTTCTGTAAGCCTGGTGAAGAGCTAGAATGGTATAAGTATTGGAAAGACTTCTGCCACAATTGGCTAACATCTCTAGGAATTGCGGACGAAAACCTACGTCTTCGTGAGCATGATGCAGATGAGCTATCCCACTACTCCAATGCAACTACTGACATTGAGTATAAGTTCCCCATGGGATGGGGCGAGCTTTGGGGCATTGCGTCTCGTACAGACTATGACCTAGGTAAGCACGCTGAGCATTCTGGCGAAGACTTCAAGTACATTGACCAGGAAACAAACGAACGTTACATTCCTTATGTAATTGAACCTGCTCTAGGCGCGGACCGCTTAGCACTAAGCTTCATTGCTGACGCATATGAGGAAGAAGAGCTTGAAGATGGATCTTCTCGTACCGTTATGAAGTTCCACCCAGCTGTTGCACCATACAAAGCAGCGATCTTCCCTCTTTCTAAGAAAATTGGAGATCAAGCTAAAGAGATCTTCGCTGACCTAAGCAAGCATTTCATGGTTGACTATGATGATGCAGGATCTATCGGTAAACGTTACCGTCGCCACGACGAGATCGGTACACCATTCTGTATCACATACGACTTCGACTCTCAAGAAGACGGCCAGGTAACTGTACGTGACCGCGACACTATGGAGCAAAAACGCATGCCAATCAGTGAGCTGCGTAGCTTCTTAGAAGGTAAAATGGATTATTAA
- the ligA gene encoding NAD-dependent DNA ligase LigA, with protein sequence MSKDQAKQQIEALREELDQYNYEYHTLDQPSVSDYEYDQKMQELIKLEEENPELLTPDSPSQRVGGKPLDSFQKVQHAIPMLSLGNAFNEEELRDFDRRVREGVDGDVNYVCELKIDGLAISLRYEDGLFVQGATRGDGATGEDITQNLKTIKSIPLRIKEDETIEVRGEAFMPQRSFLSLNEAREEREEEPFANPRNAAAGSLRQLDPKIAASRNLDIFLYGVGQWDAGELESHSERLEYLQKLGFKTNPEWKKCNDIDEVIDYVNKWTEDRPGLSYEIDGIVIKVDNLDQQEELGFTAKNPRWAIAWKFPAEEAITKLYDIELSVGRTGAVTPTALLNPVKVAGTTVQRASLHNEDLIREKDIRIGDTVVIKKAGDIIPEVVRVVTEERTGDEEEYHMPDQCPECGSELEHLEEEVALRCLNPNCPAQLREGLIHFVSRNAMNIDGLGEKVIAQLFRENLVHNIADLYKLDKEELLKLERMGQKSADNLLSAINESRENSLERLLFGLGIRFVGSKAAQTLAEEFETIDGLLNASFDDLIAVNEIGEKMADSVVRYFEKPQVTELIAELKELGLNMEYLGRKKSDQPEDSPFMGKTVVITGKMEQYSRGEAKEIVETLGGKVTGSVSKNTDILLAGEDAGSKYDKAEQLGVDIWDEERFIEALKE encoded by the coding sequence ATGAGTAAAGATCAAGCAAAACAACAAATTGAAGCATTACGAGAAGAACTCGATCAATATAATTATGAATATCACACGCTGGACCAACCTTCTGTGTCAGACTATGAATATGATCAAAAAATGCAGGAGCTCATTAAGCTAGAGGAAGAGAATCCGGAACTGTTAACACCGGATTCTCCTTCTCAGCGTGTTGGTGGAAAGCCGCTTGATTCCTTCCAAAAAGTTCAACATGCCATCCCAATGCTGAGTCTTGGAAATGCGTTTAATGAAGAAGAGCTCCGTGATTTTGACCGACGTGTTCGTGAAGGTGTGGATGGAGACGTCAATTATGTTTGTGAACTTAAAATTGATGGTCTCGCTATCTCTTTACGTTATGAAGATGGCTTATTTGTACAAGGAGCTACTCGTGGCGACGGTGCAACAGGTGAAGATATTACGCAAAATCTAAAAACTATTAAAAGTATTCCTCTTCGCATTAAAGAAGATGAAACAATTGAAGTGCGCGGAGAAGCATTTATGCCTCAGCGTTCGTTCCTATCATTAAATGAAGCGCGTGAAGAACGTGAAGAAGAGCCTTTTGCCAACCCGCGTAACGCAGCAGCTGGATCGTTACGTCAGCTCGACCCGAAAATTGCTGCTAGCCGTAATCTCGATATCTTTTTGTATGGTGTAGGCCAGTGGGATGCAGGAGAACTGGAATCTCATAGCGAGCGCTTAGAATATTTACAAAAATTAGGGTTCAAAACCAATCCAGAGTGGAAAAAGTGTAATGACATCGATGAAGTGATCGACTATGTAAATAAATGGACTGAAGACCGTCCAGGGTTGAGCTATGAAATCGATGGAATTGTTATTAAAGTCGACAATCTAGACCAACAAGAGGAACTAGGGTTTACAGCTAAAAATCCACGTTGGGCTATTGCTTGGAAATTCCCTGCGGAAGAAGCTATCACAAAGCTTTATGACATTGAACTAAGCGTTGGTCGTACTGGAGCTGTTACGCCGACAGCACTTCTGAACCCAGTGAAAGTTGCAGGAACTACAGTACAACGAGCTTCTTTACATAATGAAGACCTTATCCGAGAGAAGGATATTCGAATTGGGGATACGGTCGTTATTAAAAAGGCAGGAGACATCATTCCAGAGGTCGTTCGTGTTGTAACAGAAGAGCGTACAGGTGATGAAGAGGAATATCACATGCCTGATCAATGCCCAGAGTGTGGCAGTGAGCTTGAGCATTTAGAAGAAGAGGTTGCCCTTCGTTGTCTTAACCCAAACTGTCCAGCTCAATTACGTGAAGGTCTGATCCATTTTGTCTCACGTAATGCTATGAATATTGATGGCTTAGGTGAAAAAGTGATCGCACAACTTTTCCGTGAGAACCTCGTTCACAACATTGCTGATCTTTATAAATTAGATAAAGAGGAACTGTTGAAGTTAGAGCGTATGGGTCAGAAATCAGCTGACAATTTACTCTCAGCGATAAACGAATCCAGAGAGAATTCTCTAGAACGTCTTTTATTTGGACTCGGAATTCGTTTTGTTGGTTCCAAGGCTGCTCAAACGTTAGCCGAAGAATTTGAAACAATAGATGGATTGTTGAATGCCAGCTTTGATGATTTAATTGCAGTAAATGAAATCGGGGAAAAAATGGCAGACTCAGTCGTTCGCTATTTTGAAAAGCCTCAAGTAACAGAATTGATCGCAGAGTTAAAAGAGCTTGGACTGAATATGGAGTATTTAGGAAGAAAGAAATCCGATCAACCTGAAGATTCACCATTTATGGGGAAAACCGTTGTAATCACGGGGAAAATGGAGCAATATTCACGTGGCGAAGCAAAAGAAATAGTGGAAACGCTCGGTGGAAAAGTAACCGGAAGCGTCAGCAAAAACACAGATATTCTTTTAGCCGGAGAAGATGCAGGCTCCAAGTATGATAAAGCGGAACAATTAGGTGTAGATATTTGGGATGAAGAGCGATTTATTGAAGCGTTAAAAGAATAG
- a CDS encoding S-ribosylhomocysteine lyase gives MPKMNVESFNLDHTKVAAPYVRLVGITEGPSGDKIYKYDFRIKQPNKEHMDMPSLHSLEHMMAEFSRNHHDHILDIGPMGCQTGFYIALLNDDSYENILIVIENALKDVLQATEVPACNEVQCGFAASHSLEGAQALAQDMLDKRDEWTQVFADEK, from the coding sequence ATGCCAAAAATGAATGTGGAAAGTTTCAACCTTGATCACACGAAAGTTGCTGCACCTTATGTAAGACTAGTTGGAATTACAGAAGGACCAAGTGGAGATAAAATTTATAAGTACGATTTCCGAATTAAGCAACCGAATAAAGAGCACATGGATATGCCATCTCTTCACTCTCTAGAGCACATGATGGCAGAGTTCAGTCGAAACCATCACGATCACATTTTGGATATTGGGCCGATGGGATGTCAGACAGGATTTTATATTGCTCTTCTTAATGATGATAGCTATGAAAATATCTTAATTGTTATCGAAAATGCACTAAAAGATGTGCTTCAAGCTACAGAAGTACCAGCTTGTAATGAAGTTCAATGCGGTTTTGCAGCAAGCCATAGTTTAGAAGGAGCACAAGCGCTAGCTCAAGATATGCTTGATAAGCGTGACGAATGGACACAAGTTTTTGCAGATGAAAAGTAA
- a CDS encoding PLP-dependent cysteine synthase family protein, translated as MNYVKSVQELIGKTPLIELTNVDIPEGVRIFAKLEYFNPGGSIKDRLGQKLIDHALETGELKPGGTIVEPTAGNTGIGLALASIGRGFKIIFVTPKKFSVEKQTLMRALGAEVVNTPTEQGMKGAIDKAKQMTENTPNAYCPQQFNNNANPLAYYETLGPEIYEALEGKIDIFVAGGGTGGTFAGTARYLKEQNDSIKTVIVEPEGSILNGGESGPHRTEGIGMEFLPSYMDPDHFDAIHTISDDDAFRAVKELTQKEGLLVASSSGSAFVAAMKEAQRAKPGTNIVTVFPDSSERYLSTGIYEE; from the coding sequence ATGAATTATGTAAAAAGCGTTCAAGAGTTAATTGGCAAAACCCCTCTCATTGAGTTGACCAATGTCGACATCCCTGAGGGGGTTCGTATTTTTGCTAAACTTGAGTACTTTAACCCTGGAGGTAGTATCAAAGATCGACTGGGACAAAAACTGATTGACCATGCGTTAGAAACCGGGGAGTTAAAGCCGGGGGGAACAATCGTTGAACCAACAGCAGGGAATACAGGGATTGGTCTAGCACTTGCTTCGATTGGAAGAGGATTTAAAATCATCTTTGTTACACCTAAAAAATTTAGTGTTGAAAAACAAACATTAATGCGTGCTTTAGGGGCTGAGGTTGTGAACACCCCAACTGAACAGGGAATGAAGGGCGCAATAGATAAAGCGAAGCAAATGACGGAGAACACACCAAATGCGTACTGTCCACAGCAATTTAATAATAATGCAAACCCTTTAGCCTATTATGAAACGCTTGGACCAGAAATATATGAAGCACTTGAGGGGAAGATAGATATTTTTGTAGCGGGTGGCGGTACAGGTGGCACATTTGCCGGAACCGCCCGCTATCTTAAGGAACAAAATGATTCAATAAAGACGGTTATAGTCGAACCTGAAGGCTCCATATTAAATGGTGGTGAATCTGGGCCACACCGAACAGAAGGAATCGGGATGGAATTTTTGCCGAGTTATATGGATCCTGATCACTTTGATGCCATTCACACCATTTCAGATGATGATGCCTTTCGAGCTGTAAAAGAACTAACACAAAAAGAAGGCTTACTCGTAGCGAGCTCATCTGGTTCTGCTTTTGTAGCAGCCATGAAGGAAGCTCAACGTGCCAAGCCAGGAACCAATATCGTAACCGTCTTTCCAGATAGCAGCGAAAGGTATTTAAGCACAGGAATCTATGAGGAGTGA
- a CDS encoding CamS family sex pheromone protein translates to MKRVAFILLSLFLLVTGCAPDYDEQEEVIQENQKNDKREKAIVAKYSISEDYYRPLERYKPGKARGVLMNQVANRLDIEEMEIGLRRHSKDVFDPEDYFFQEGQYLTEDMLYDWLERKLTQQQVNKLLEGASQELSEEELQRGLNPSLKDGATEEDYRDRPRYLSHILEQNFLQKNEDGTVEVEGISIGLALRSTYRFQPVKYGAYYYEQISREESLKQGKQLAQTVLERIRKIEALTDVPVMIALYRQEERGSMVPGNFMTKTTVKGSDMTIKEWQSIQEDYVLFPSDEAKEEHRDDSELIADFQAKIAEYFPNYIGVVGKGFYKDDELTKLTIDIPIEFKGKTEVIGISQYVYSLIVEKFPTYFALEVNIESHNGQESLIFREPGDEKPTVHIYGQ, encoded by the coding sequence ATGAAGCGGGTCGCATTTATTTTGTTAAGCTTATTCCTGTTGGTAACAGGATGTGCTCCCGATTATGACGAACAAGAGGAAGTCATACAGGAAAATCAAAAAAATGATAAACGAGAAAAGGCGATTGTGGCGAAGTACAGCATATCAGAGGATTATTACCGCCCATTAGAAAGATACAAACCCGGTAAAGCCAGGGGTGTACTCATGAACCAAGTCGCAAATCGCCTTGATATTGAAGAAATGGAAATCGGCTTAAGACGTCATTCCAAAGATGTTTTTGATCCTGAAGATTACTTTTTTCAGGAAGGTCAGTATCTGACAGAAGATATGCTCTATGATTGGTTGGAGCGTAAGTTGACACAACAGCAAGTGAACAAGTTGTTAGAAGGTGCTAGCCAAGAGTTATCTGAAGAAGAATTACAAAGAGGATTAAATCCTTCCCTTAAGGATGGCGCAACAGAGGAAGATTATCGGGATCGCCCTCGCTATCTCTCCCACATTCTAGAGCAGAACTTCCTTCAAAAGAATGAAGATGGAACAGTTGAAGTAGAAGGCATTTCGATAGGGTTAGCTTTACGTTCTACGTATCGCTTTCAGCCAGTTAAATACGGTGCTTACTATTATGAACAAATTAGCCGTGAAGAATCATTAAAACAAGGAAAACAGTTGGCACAAACCGTTCTTGAACGCATTCGAAAAATAGAAGCGTTAACGGATGTCCCTGTTATGATTGCATTGTATCGCCAAGAGGAGCGCGGCTCTATGGTTCCCGGTAATTTCATGACGAAGACAACTGTAAAAGGTAGCGATATGACGATTAAAGAATGGCAGTCAATTCAGGAAGACTATGTGCTTTTCCCTTCGGATGAAGCAAAAGAAGAGCATCGTGACGATTCTGAATTGATTGCAGACTTTCAGGCTAAAATTGCCGAATACTTTCCAAATTACATTGGTGTTGTAGGAAAAGGATTTTATAAGGACGATGAACTCACCAAACTCACGATTGATATCCCAATCGAGTTTAAAGGAAAAACAGAAGTGATCGGAATTTCTCAATATGTGTACTCTCTTATCGTTGAGAAATTCCCGACTTACTTTGCATTAGAAGTGAATATCGAATCCCACAATGGACAGGAAAGTTTGATTTTCCGAGAGCCAGGCGATGAAAAGCCTACTGTTCACATTTACGGGCAATAA
- a CDS encoding class I SAM-dependent methyltransferase, with protein sequence MGREFVDLFDGWAKSYDKTVSGEDIEYREVFENYDHILDSVVEHTVGPNVIEFGVGTGNLTRKLINKGYNVFGVEPSMEMLKIGQLKVPEAKIQDGDFIHFKSPNTPIQSIVSSYAFHHLTDEEKDEAIKQYRDLLPKGGVIVFADTSFEDQKAKRKMIETAIASYHHNLADDLTQEYYSEISTLQSICEKHGFEVKFEQKNKYVWVMTAKRK encoded by the coding sequence ATGGGTAGGGAATTTGTTGACCTATTTGATGGCTGGGCTAAATCTTACGATAAAACCGTCTCAGGTGAAGATATAGAATATCGTGAAGTATTCGAAAATTATGACCATATATTAGATTCTGTTGTTGAACATACAGTAGGTCCAAATGTCATCGAGTTTGGTGTTGGGACTGGAAATCTAACACGCAAACTAATTAATAAAGGCTACAATGTATTCGGTGTTGAACCGTCTATGGAAATGCTGAAAATCGGGCAGTTGAAGGTACCTGAAGCTAAGATTCAGGACGGAGATTTCATTCATTTCAAATCGCCCAATACACCAATTCAGTCCATTGTTAGTTCTTACGCTTTTCATCATTTAACAGATGAAGAGAAGGACGAAGCGATAAAACAATATCGTGATCTTTTGCCAAAGGGTGGTGTAATTGTTTTTGCTGATACGTCCTTTGAAGATCAGAAAGCAAAACGAAAAATGATCGAAACAGCGATTGCATCTTATCACCACAACCTTGCTGATGATTTAACACAAGAGTACTACTCCGAAATCAGCACACTTCAATCCATTTGCGAAAAACATGGTTTTGAAGTGAAGTTTGAACAAAAAAACAAATACGTGTGGGTAATGACGGCAAAACGAAAATAG
- the pcrA gene encoding DNA helicase PcrA codes for MNPLQNDLLSGLNKEQQEAVKKTEGPLLIMAGAGSGKTRVLTHRIAYLLGEKDVSPRNVLAITFTNKAAREMKERVADIVGSDANEMWISTFHSMCVRILRRDIDRIGIDRNFSILDTTDQLSVIKQVLKDLNLDPKKFDPRAMLGAISSAKNELKTAEDYNKTVGSYYDQQTGKVYEKYQKTLRKNQSLDFDDLIMQTLTLFDRVPEVLEYYQRRFQYIHVDEYQDTNHAQYQLVKLLADRFQNLCVVGDSDQSIYRWRGADIANILSFESDYPNAKVIMLEQNYRSTKSILNAANEVIQQNSGRKPKNLWTDNDDGENIQYYQAPTERDEALYVVNKTEEYVRSGDYKYKDVAILYRTNAQSRTIEETFVKANVPYQIIGGTKFYDRKEIKDILAYLRLISNPNDDISFSRIVNEPKRGVGKTSLENLQMYAAQNDLSMYEAVGEVEFVGLSKKATNALKEFGSMVKNWHQQQDFLSATDLVEDVLKKTGYEEMLKNEKSLEAQSRLENINEFLSVAQDFEKNNEDKSLIAFLTDLALIADIDKVDDDPFADNKVTLMTLHSAKGLEFPIVFLIGMEENVFPHSRSIMDEEEMEEERRLAYVGITRAEKQLFLTHAKMRTLFGKTNMNPISRFIDEIPADLIEGRDESAGSSPFGGGGFSDPAPKEFNSMSGGGLNGGMNQAPKAKQQPKRKATMNKKPSTGGESVSWATGDKVSHKKWGEGTVVKVQGSGDSMELDIAFPAPTGIKRVLAKFAPITKG; via the coding sequence TTGAACCCGTTACAGAATGATTTACTTAGTGGTTTGAATAAAGAACAGCAGGAAGCCGTGAAGAAAACGGAAGGTCCTTTGTTAATTATGGCAGGTGCAGGTAGTGGTAAGACACGCGTACTTACACACCGTATTGCTTATCTTCTTGGCGAAAAAGACGTGTCTCCACGTAATGTACTGGCTATTACCTTTACGAATAAAGCAGCCCGTGAGATGAAAGAACGTGTTGCAGATATTGTTGGATCAGACGCAAATGAAATGTGGATTTCGACATTCCACTCTATGTGCGTACGTATATTACGCCGAGACATTGATCGTATAGGCATCGATCGTAACTTCTCTATTCTTGATACAACCGACCAGCTTTCCGTCATTAAGCAGGTCCTAAAAGACTTAAATCTTGATCCGAAAAAGTTTGATCCACGTGCAATGCTAGGTGCGATCAGTAGTGCGAAAAACGAACTTAAAACAGCTGAGGACTATAACAAAACCGTCGGAAGCTACTATGATCAGCAAACGGGTAAAGTTTATGAGAAGTATCAAAAAACACTTCGTAAAAACCAATCACTCGACTTTGATGATCTCATCATGCAGACGCTTACGTTATTCGACCGTGTTCCAGAGGTTCTGGAATACTATCAACGTCGCTTTCAATACATTCACGTTGATGAGTACCAGGATACAAACCACGCACAGTATCAACTTGTAAAGCTTTTAGCAGATCGTTTTCAAAATCTATGTGTTGTAGGGGACTCCGACCAGTCAATCTATCGTTGGCGTGGAGCGGATATTGCGAATATCTTATCCTTTGAAAGTGACTACCCTAATGCGAAAGTGATTATGCTTGAGCAAAACTATCGTTCAACGAAAAGCATCCTGAATGCAGCGAACGAGGTTATACAACAAAACTCCGGTCGTAAGCCGAAGAATCTTTGGACCGATAATGATGATGGCGAAAACATTCAATACTACCAGGCACCAACTGAGCGTGATGAAGCGCTTTACGTGGTGAATAAAACAGAAGAATATGTTCGCTCAGGCGATTATAAATACAAAGATGTAGCGATTTTATATCGTACGAATGCGCAGTCTCGTACGATTGAGGAAACGTTTGTAAAAGCAAACGTACCTTATCAAATCATCGGAGGCACGAAGTTCTACGATCGTAAGGAGATTAAGGACATTCTGGCTTACCTTCGTCTTATTTCGAATCCGAACGATGATATTTCATTCTCTCGTATTGTCAATGAACCGAAGAGAGGAGTAGGAAAAACATCTTTAGAAAACTTGCAAATGTACGCAGCACAAAATGATTTGTCGATGTACGAAGCAGTGGGAGAAGTTGAATTCGTGGGTCTAAGCAAAAAGGCGACGAATGCTTTAAAAGAGTTCGGTTCCATGGTTAAGAACTGGCACCAACAACAGGACTTCCTTTCAGCTACAGATCTAGTAGAAGATGTTTTGAAGAAAACGGGTTATGAAGAGATGTTGAAAAATGAAAAGTCTCTTGAAGCTCAAAGCCGTCTTGAAAACATTAACGAATTCTTGTCTGTTGCACAGGACTTTGAGAAGAATAATGAGGACAAGAGTTTAATTGCATTTTTAACAGACTTAGCCCTTATTGCAGATATTGATAAAGTAGATGATGATCCATTTGCTGATAACAAAGTAACACTCATGACGCTTCACTCTGCAAAAGGACTTGAGTTCCCAATCGTATTCCTAATCGGTATGGAGGAAAACGTCTTCCCTCATAGTCGTTCAATCATGGATGAAGAAGAGATGGAGGAGGAACGCCGTCTCGCTTACGTAGGAATTACGCGCGCTGAAAAACAACTGTTTTTAACACATGCGAAAATGCGCACGCTATTTGGTAAGACGAATATGAACCCAATCAGTCGTTTTATTGATGAAATTCCAGCGGATCTGATTGAAGGAAGAGATGAATCGGCTGGCTCTTCTCCGTTTGGTGGAGGAGGTTTCAGCGACCCAGCTCCCAAAGAATTTAACTCTATGTCTGGTGGCGGTCTGAACGGTGGCATGAACCAGGCACCAAAAGCAAAGCAGCAACCTAAACGTAAAGCTACGATGAACAAGAAACCTTCTACTGGAGGAGAGAGTGTCTCTTGGGCAACTGGTGATAAAGTATCCCATAAAAAATGGGGAGAAGGTACCGTTGTGAAAGTACAAGGATCCGGAGACTCGATGGAATTAGACATCGCTTTTCCAGCGCCAACCGGAATCAAACGTGTCCTAGCGAAATTTGCCCCGATTACAAAAGGGTAA
- a CDS encoding heptaprenylglyceryl phosphate synthase yields the protein MYDMKQWEHVFKLDPNKEISDKDLEEICESGTDAIIVGGTDNVTLDQVLSLLASIRRYTVPVILEVSNLESITPGYDYYFVPTVLNSSEKKWTMDLHHQAVKEYGDIMDWDEIFVEGYCILNPEAKAYQVTNSKMPDQEDTIAYAQMAEKMFRLPIFYMEYSGTYGDPELVKKVKDKLDDTLLFYGGGITSKEQALEMKEHADVIVVGNIIYENKKAALKTVKAIKERD from the coding sequence ATGTATGACATGAAGCAATGGGAGCATGTGTTTAAGCTTGATCCCAATAAAGAGATATCAGATAAAGATTTAGAAGAGATTTGTGAGTCTGGAACAGATGCGATTATTGTAGGAGGAACGGACAACGTTACGCTCGATCAAGTTCTCTCCCTCTTAGCAAGTATTCGTCGATACACAGTACCGGTGATTTTAGAGGTGTCCAACCTTGAATCGATCACACCAGGCTACGATTATTATTTTGTTCCAACCGTACTTAATAGTTCAGAGAAAAAGTGGACGATGGATCTTCACCATCAGGCCGTGAAAGAATATGGAGATATTATGGACTGGGACGAAATTTTTGTTGAAGGTTATTGCATCTTAAATCCTGAAGCAAAAGCCTATCAGGTGACCAACAGCAAAATGCCAGACCAGGAAGATACCATAGCCTACGCACAAATGGCTGAAAAAATGTTCCGATTACCGATTTTTTATATGGAATATAGCGGAACCTATGGTGATCCTGAACTCGTCAAAAAGGTAAAGGACAAGCTAGACGATACACTCCTGTTTTATGGCGGAGGTATCACATCCAAAGAGCAAGCTCTTGAAATGAAAGAACATGCTGATGTTATCGTGGTCGGCAACATTATATATGAAAACAAAAAAGCAGCACTCAAAACGGTTAAAGCGATAAAAGAACGAGATTAA